Within bacterium, the genomic segment GCCAGTTTGCTGAGTGCTTCTTGAGATGCTTCAAGTGTTCGATCCCATTTCAGCTCGGCTTCGATATCGTCGAGCAGTTGTTGCGCGAGCTGTTCCTGCAGTGCCTCGGGCAGCACCCCGGCTTTGCTGAAGGCTTGGGAAAGCAGAGGAGTCATATGGTTATCCTCCTTGGTCAAGCGACATGTGTCATTGTCCAATCCACCCTCTCGCCGGTTCACGGTTGCACTGTGATGGGCAACGGTCCGGCTGGCATCAATACACTGCCAGAGTAAATCTTCATGGCATTATTTGCAACTCAAGATTAATCGCATGTCAACCATCGAATTTCTCTCCCACCTTCGTTCGCGCAACATCCACCTCGGCGTGGAAGGCGACAAGCTGCACCTCAACGCACCCAAAGGCGCCTTGACCGATGAATTGCGCGCGGAATTGAGCCGGCGCAAGGCGGAGATTTTGGCATTCCTGCAGGAAACCGCCACGCCCCGGCCCGCCGACCAGCCGCCGCCGCTCGCACGCCTTTCCCGTGAGGGCGACCTGCCGCTGTCGTTCGCGCAACAGCGCTTGTGGGTGCTCGATCAACTCGACCCGGAAAGTCCGGCCTACAACATTCCGCTCGCCCTGCGCCTGACCGGCCGCCTCGATGAAACCGCGCTGGTACGAAGCCTGAATGAAATTTTCCGCCGCCACGAAGGCCTGCGCACCGCCTTCGCCGAGGTCAGCGGCCAGCCCCGGCAAATCATCGCGCCGCCCGCGCCGCTGCCCCTCGAGGAGATTGATCTGCAAGCGTTGAGCCGGGCAGAGCAGGAAAAGCAAATCGTCGCGCTCGCGGAGGCGGAGGCGCTCCGGCCTTTCAAGCTCTCCGCCGGCCCGCTCTTGCGCGTGACGCTGATGCGGCTGTCCGGCCGCGCGCACGTCCTGCTCATGGTCATGCATCACATCATTTCTGATGCCTGGTCCCTGGGCGTTTTGTTTCGCGAACTGGTGACGTTGTATGAAGCCTATGCCGGCGGCCGGGCTTCGCCGCTGCCGGAACTCGGCATGCAATACGCGGATTATGCGCAGTGGCAGCGGCAATGGTTGCAAGGCGGGGTGCTCGAAACGCAAGCGCAATTTTGGCGCAAACAACTCTCCGGCGTGCCGGTGCTGGAATTGCCGGGCGATTTTCCCCGGCCGGCGGTGCAAACCTTCAACGGCCGGCGCCGGCCCTTCGATTTGCCGCACAGCCTGAAAGAAGGCTTGTCGGTGTTGTGCCTGGAAGAAGGCGTGACTCTGTTCATGGTCTTGTTGGCGGCATTCGAAACGCTGCTCTACCGCTATACCGGTCAAACCGATCTTGCCGTGGGTTCGCCCATCGCTAATCGCCGCCGCGTCGAGACTGAACCGCTTATCGGCTTCTTCGTGAACACGCTGGTGTATCGCGGCGATCTGTCCGGCGATCCCACGTTTCGCGAGCTGGTGCAGCGCGTGAAGGAAGTGGCGCTCGGTGCCTATGCCCATCAAGACGTGCCGTTCGAGCGGCTGGTGGAAATGCTGCAGCCCGATCGCGATCTCAGTCACTCCCCGCTGTTTCAGGTGATGTTCATTTTTCAGAATACGCCGGTGCCCACCACCTCGCTGCCCGGCCTGGAGGTGAGCCAGATCGATTTTCAAGCCGGCACCGCCAAATTCGATTTGACCCTGAGCCTGTTCGACGGCCAGGAGCGGCTGCGCGGCAGCCTGGAGTACAACTCCGATCTCTTCAAGGCGGAAACCATCGAGCGCATGCTGCATCACTTTCTCACGCTGTTGCGCAGCATTGCCGAGGATCCCGATCAACGTCTCTCCGAACTGCCGTTGCTTACCGCTTCCGAGCGCCGCAAGCTGCTGGTCGATTGGAACGCCACGCACCGCGATTATGCCCGCGACCGCTGCGTGCATGAGTTGTTCGAAGCCCGGGCCGCGGCTGCGCCCGATCGTCTTGCCGCGGAGTATGACGGGCAGACCATCACTTACGCAGAATTGAATCGCCGCGCCAATCAGCTTGCCCACCATCTGCGCGCTTGGGGCGTCGGGCCTGAAAGCCTGGTGGGCGTGTGCCTGGAACGCTCGCTGGAGATGTTGATTGCCCTGCTGGCGGTGCACAAAGCCGGTGGTGCCTACGTGCCGCTCGATCCTGCTTTTCCGCCGGACCGGCTGGCTTACATGCTGGAAGATTCGAAGGCGGCAGTTCTGCTCACGCAGCAATCCTTGCGCGCAGCGCTGCCGCAACACCGCGCGGCCGTGCTCTGCCTGGAAGCAGAGGCGCAAGCGATTGCCGGCCAACGCGAGGACAATCCCGGGCGCCTGGCCACGCCGCAGCATCTCGCCTATGTGATTTACACCTCCGGCTCCACCGGCAAACCCAAAGGCGTGCAAGTGCTGCAAGGCGCAGTGGTGAATTTTCTGGAGTCGATGCGGGAGGCGCCGGGCATGCAGGCCGATGACGTGCTGCTGGCCGTCACCACGCTCTCCTTCGACATTGCGGGCCTGGAGTTGTTCCTGCCGCTGATCGTCGGCGGCCGCGTCGTCATTGCCAGCCGCGAGACCGCCAGCGATGGGGCGGCCCTGCTGCAGTTGCTCGAGGAATCACAGGCCACCCTCATGCAGGCGACGCCGGCCACCTGGCGGCTGTTGCTGGCCGCAGGCTGGCAGAAGAGCCCTGCGTTGAAAATCTTGTGCGGCGGCGAGGCCATGCCGGGCGAGCTGGCGCAGGCGCTGCTGCCGCGCTGCGCCGAGCTGTGGAATCTGTACGGACCGACTGAGACCACGATTTGGTCGACCCTGCAAAAAGTCGAACAGGCTGCCGGCGGTTTCATTGCCATTGGCCGCCCGCTTGCCAACACGCAAGTTTACATTTTGGACGCGGCGCTCAATCCCACGCCCATCGGCATTCCGGGAGAATTGTACCTCGGCGGCGAGGGGTTGGCGCGCGGCTACTTGCACCGGCCGGATTTGACCGCGGAGAAATTCATTCCTCACCCGCTGGCCGCGCAGCTCGGCGAGCGGCTGTATCGTACCGGTGATCTGGCGCGCTATCTCGCCGACGGCGCGATCGAGTTCATCGGCCGCATCGATCAGCAAGTGAAGATTCGCGGCTTTCGCATCGAACTGGGTGAAATCGAAACCGTGCTCGCCCGGCATACGCAGGTCAAGCAGGTGGCCGTGATCGCGCGCGAGGACACGCCGGGCGACAAGCGATTGGTGGCTTATCTCGTTCCGGACAAGGCCGCGGCGCCCAGTGCGAGTGAATTGCGGCAGTGGCTGCGGGAGAGCCTGCCGGACTACATGCTGCCGGCGGCCTTCGTCTTCCTGGAAAGTTTTCCGCTTACCCCCAACGGCAAAGTGAATCGCCGCGCGCTGCCGCGGCCGGAGCTGTCCGCAAGCGAGCGGGAAACCGAATATGTTGCCCCGCGCGATGCCCGCGAGGAAAAGATTGCTGCAATCTGGCGCGAATTGCTGCAGCATGAGCGCATCGGCGTGTTCGACAACTTCTTCCATCTCGGCGGCCACTCGCTGCTGGCCACCCAGCTCGTCACGCGGCTCAGGCAGGTTTTCGGCGTGCCGGTGCCGCTGCGCCGCGTTTTCGAAGAAGCGACCATTGCCGGATTGGCGGCGTATCTGGCCGAACATGCCGATGGCTTGGCCGCCGCGCCGGCGGAGCGCATTCAACCGATCGCACGTCCCGCGATGCCCGAGGTCGAGAAGCTCTCCGATGAAGAAGTGGAAGCGCTATTGCAGCAGATGATGGCCGCGCCCACGCCGTAAGTCGCTGAGAGCAGAAGTGTTTCGCAACGGCTTGGCCGTTGCATCGAAGGTTTCTGGGTTTCCACGGGAGCCGAAAATTTGGCAACCTCGTCCCAGCCGAGGTTGGAACCTCATCGGCCATCCAACAGTAGTGTTCCGCAACGGCTTGACCGTTGCATTAGAAACCTCAGCGCGTTCACGATACTCGCAGTTCCGGTAACCTCGTCCCAGCCGAGGTTGGAACCTCATCGGCCATCCAACAGAAGTGTTCCGCAACGGCTTGGCCGTTGCATTAGAAACCTCAGCGCGTTCACGATACTCGCAGTTCCGGCAACCTCGTTCCAGCCGAGGGTGGAACCTCATCGGCCATCCAACAGAAGTGTTCCGCAACGGCTTGGCCGTTGCATTAGAAACCTCAGCGCGTTCACGATACTCGCAGTTCTGGCAACCTTGGCCCAGCCGAGGGTGGAACCTCATCGGCCATCCAACAGAAGTGTTTCGCAACGGCTTGGCCGTTGCATTAGAAACCTCAGCGCGTTCACGATACTCGCAGTTCCGGCAACCTTGGCCCAGCCGAGGGTGGAACATCTTCGAGCGGGCACTGACAAAATCGTTCCGCAACGGCTTGGCCGTAAGGCGCTCAAAGTTAGAATAGAATTCTGAAAGTTTATGGCGGAATAATTTGTTGGCAGAACGATTGGAAACAATTCTGCCGATGAATCATCCTGCCAAAGCTTTTCTGGCGATGCTCGGTGACTTCAGCGCATTTCGGTGGAAAGACTTTATCGCCGACGGTCACCGAAGACACCGAGTTTTGCCGAACAGTTATTTGCTGCTTCGCAGAAGCTTTGCTTTGCAGCCTGTCTGCAAATCGGGGTAGGCCACAAGGCGCTCAAAGCCAGAATGAAATTCTGAAAGATTCTTCACCTCAAGGCAAACTATTGAACTGCGGCGACGTGGCGAGCGCAGAGTTTTGAAATCAAGAGAGTCCTTCTCGGCGGTGAGCTTTTGAGGTGAATGACACGGGAGTGTGCCCAAATCTTCACAAGATCCTTACTGGATGACAGTGGTGGTGGATACATCGCGCCTGACAAAAGTGTACGAATCGGCCTTATTCCTGCCCGCAGGCTTCGGATTTCAACTTGTCTGAAATCCGGTGTCGGCCGTTGCATTGCAGGTTTCAGAGTCTCCACGGCGCTCGAAGTTTTGGCGACCTCGACTCAGTCACGGTCGGAACGTTTTCGAACAGACGCAAAAAAGCCACGGCCGGAGCCGTGGCTGAGCGTCGCGTAGAAAGCAAGCGGGGGATCAACGGCACATCATTTCACCAGTTGCATCGACTTCTGCAGTAATCCCTCCGCAGTTTCCAGGCGATACCAATACAAGCCGCTGGCCAGCCCGGTCGAATCGAACACCACGCTGTGCTGGCCGGCTTTCACCATGCCATGGACCAGCGTGGCGACGAGCTTGCCGAGATTGTCATAGACTTTCAAAGTGGCGAACTGATCGCTCGGAACCGCAAAGCGAATCGTCGTGGCGGGATTGAAGGGGTTGGGATGGTTTTGTTCGAGCCAAAACGAGGCGGGCGGAGCGCTGGCCTCCTGCACGACGCCGGTGGAAACCGTGCCGCCAACCATCATGTAGCGCCACACTTCCGCATACGCGGGCTGATTGTTGACCTTGGGCGTCTTGCTGTCCACTGCCACGCTTTGATGCGCGTCGCTGACTTTACGCCGGCTCACCAGCGTGTGCGACCCTTGAAACGGCGCCGGCGTGTTGTCCACCGTTACCAGACTGCCGAAGGCAAACATGCCCCAAATGTTCCAGACCGTCTGCCGGCCAAAGAGATTGTCATCCGCATGGGTGAAACCGTAGTAACCTGCGGGCGGCGTGGCATTGTTGAGGTTGATCCACGGCGCCAAGCCGGTGGTCATGCTGCCGTCTTCACCGCCGGCAAAAAACAGCACGCGTTCCAGCCGATGATGGTGGGCAATGACGCCGGAATGGCCGCCGCCCTGCGAATGGCCGCCGACGATCATCTTTTCCCAAACCAGACTTTCGCCGCCTTTGACATATTGCCCCCAGCCTTCCTGCGGGAAGTTCTTGTCGAGGTAAAGCAGCAGCTTGAGCAGACGGTTCTCGATGGAGTTTGCCCGGTTGACCTCGACGCGCGTGGTGCGGTCAATGCCGTCGATGATTTCCAGCCGGCAGGACTCGTAGCAGCTCGCGTCATTGACGTTGTCGCAAAGATCGAAATTCACCGTCCAGGAATTGGGATAGTTCAAGCTGATCGCATGCAAGCCGGCCTCGGCCGCCACTTGGGTGAGGAGTTGATAGTCGCTCGCATTGAGATGCGAGCCCGGCAGGAAGACGAACAAGCGGTTGCGGGGCGTGGCCGCCGGGTCGAAACACACGATGTGATTGTCATTCCATTTGTCGATTTGATTATCGGTGGCGCGCGGCGCGATTTCACGTTCCTGCACGGCGGCAAAAGCCGGTGCCAGGGCGAACAGCCAAAGCGCCAGATTGAGAAAGCCACACTTCCACATGAAGAACGCTCCTGAGTTGAGAATGTGAAGGTCAGCGATCACCGCTGCCGCACCGTTTTGCCTGCCTGGCCTGGCAGCAGCAAGGTCCATCACTGCAGCAACGGAAACGCCGTGCAAAGTCGAGGCCAGAGCGCAGTGCCGGCCGCGGGGCGCTTTACGGTTTTGTGTGAAAGCGGCAAAGCCAGCCGGTAATTCTTGAACGGCAGGCGTTGCGCGCCGCGGCCGTGCCGCTTGCGGGAGAATGAGGTCGCTTGCCGGACAGGCAATAGCTGCAAAGCCAGGCTTCCGCGTTTCATTCATGTAAGCGGAATTTCAGGATTGCAGGGCGCACCTCACGCCGGCAGTGCAGCGCCGGCCGGATTGTTTCGCTGCCGGTCATCGCCTCCCGTGCACGCAGACCGGCAGCTTGGAGGGTATAAACCGTTTGATCGGATCAGTTTTTGTGGGCGCGGGAGCCGTGCTCGGCCTTGTACCCCGCTCGCTCGACCTCTCTGACGCCGACCAAGTCTCCCACGGCGCAAGAGCAAAATGATGACCCCAACGAGCCGCAACCCTAAAACATGTCGATCCGCGCGATTGCATGGTTCGCCTTTTCCCAGGAGCTTGATGGAGCTGCGCAATGAGTTTTGACCCACAACGGGTTGCTGACCTTTCTGCCGAAGCCAAGCGGGCTTTGCTCGCGCAGTTGCTGAAACAAAAAGGGGCCACACCCTCACAGAATTATCCGCTGTCCTTCGCGCAACAACGGCTGTGGTATCTCGACCAGCTCGAGCCCGGCAGCGCGGCCTATCATCTGCCCCTGGCCGTTCGTTTGAACGGACCGTTGAACGTGGCGGCGCTGGAGGAAGCCTGCGTGCAAATCATCAAGCGCCACGAGAGCCTGCGCACGACTTTTGAACTCGTCGAGGGCGAGCCAGTGCAGCGCATTTCGCCGCCGGCACTTTTCAAACTCGAAATGGAATCGCTGCTGACGGTCGCGCCGGCGGAACGGGACGCGGAAGTGCGGCGCCGCGTGCGTGAGCAGGCGCTGCTGCCCTTCCATCTCGCCACCGGCCCGCTGTTGCGCCTCAAGCTGTACCGCCTGGCGGAAGACGAGCACGTGGTGTTCGTGTGCATGCACCATATCATCTCCGACGGCTGGTCGCGCGGCGTGTTCGTCAATGAAATGGCCGCCTTGTACCGGGCGTTTGCCGGCGGCAACCCGGTTTCGCTGCCCGAGCTGCCCATTCAATATGTCGATTTTGCGCAGTGGCAGCGCAACTGGCTGCAGGGCGAGGTGTTGGAAAAGCAGCTTGCCTATTGGAAAAAACAACTCGCCGGCCTGACCACGCTGCAACTTCCCACCGACCGGCCGCGGCCGCCGGTGCAGACTTATCGCGGCGCCCGCCAATCGTTCCACCTCACGCCGGCCCTGACGCAAGCGCTGCAGGAGCTTTCCCAGCGCGAAGCGGTCACTCTGTTCATGACGCTGCTGGCTGCTTTTCAGACTTTGCTGCACCGCCACGCGCAGCAGACCGACATCGCAGTGGGCACTCCCATTGCCAACCGGACCCGCGCGGAAACCGAAGGCCTGATCGGCTTTTTCGCCAACACCCTGGTGATGCGCACCGACTTTTCCGGCGATCCCACTTTTCGCGCGCTGTTGCAGCGCGTGCGCGAAACCGCGCTCGGCGCTTATGCCCATCAGGATTTGCCCTTCGAACGTCTGGTCGAAGAGCTGCAGCCCGAGCGCGACTTGAGCCGCAGCCCGCTCTTCCAGGTGATGTTCATTCTGCAAAATACTCCCAAGCGGCCGGCGGAAGAACAGCCGGACCTGGCGGTGACCGTGCTGGAAAGCGACGGCGGCACCGCGATGTTCGACTTGACACTTTCGCTCACCGAGGCGGAACACGGCGGCCTCACCGGTTATCTCGAATACAACACCGACTTGTTCGAGCATCTCACCATCGCGCGCTGGCTGGCGCGCTTGCAGACGTTGCTTGCCGGCGTGGCCGCAGATCCGAATCAGCCCGTGTCGCAACTGCCGGTGCTGCCGCCCGCCGAACGCGAGCAATTGCTGGTCGAGTGGAACGCAACCCAGGCCGACTACCCCGGCCTTTGCTTGCATGAGTTGCTGGCTGCGCAAGCCGCCGCCACTCCCGCGAGCGTGGCGGCGGTGTTCGAGCAGCAAGAGTTGACTTACGCCGAACTCGATGCCCGCGCCAATCAACTGGCGCATCATCTGCGCGGACTCGGCTTGCAGCCGGAAGAGTTGGTCGGCATTTGTGTCGAGCGCTCACTCGACATGGTCATCGGCCTGCTGGGTATTCTCAAAGCAGGCGGCGCCTATGTGCCGCTCGATCCTTCCTTTCCGCCCGATCGATTGGCTTTCATGGTGGAAGATTCCGGCCTGCGCATTCTGGTCACCCAGTCGACGCTGTTGGAGAGTCTTCCGGAGCACAACGCCGAGCTGGTATGCCTCGATACGGATTGGGATTTCATCGAGGGCCGGAGCCGCGCGCATCCCGCCAAGGTGAACACGCCGGATCATCTGGCTTATGTGATCTACACCTCCGGTTCCACCGGCACCCCCAAGGGCGTGCAAATTTCGCACAAGGCCGTTGTGAATTTCTTGCACTCGCTGCGGCAACGGCCCGGTCTGGCAGCGAACGATGTGTTGGTGGCAGTCACCACGCTCTCTTTCGACATTGCCGGACTGGAGCTTTATCTGCCGTTGCTGGTCGGCGGCCGCGTGGTGATCGCCAGCCGCGAGACCGCGAGCGACGGCACGGCGCTGCTGGATTTGCTCACCCGCGCGCAGGCCACCGTCATGCAAGCCACGCCTGCCACCTGGCGATTGCTGCTCGCTGCCGGCTGGGAGCGCGGCGCCGGCCTGAAAGTCTTGTGCGGCGGTGAAGCCTTGCCGCGTGAGCTGGCCGTGCAGCTTCTCGAGCGCAGCAGCGCACTGTGGAACATGTACGGCCCGACTGAAACCACGATCTGGTCAACCCTGCATCCGGTGGAACAAAGCAATGCCGCCATCGTCATCGGCCGGCCGATCGCCAACACCCAGGTCTACATTCTCGATGCCCAGTTACAGCCGGTGCCCATCGGCGTGGTTGGCGATCTTTACCTCGGCGGCGAGGGCCTGGCGCGCGGCTATTGGCGCCGGCCGGGATTGACCGCAGAGAAGTTCATCGCCCATCCCTTTAGCCGCACGCCGGGAGAGCGCCTTTACAAAACCGGCGATCTGGCGCGCTATCTGTGGGACGGTACCATTGATTTCCTCGGTCGCGGCGATCATCAAGTGAAAGTGCGCGGCTTCCGCATCGAACTGGAAGAGATCGAAGCTGTGCTCGGCCAGCATCCCGCAGTGCAGGCCGCGGTGGTGATGGCGCGCGAAGACGTGCCCGGCGATCAGCGCCTGGTGGCTTACTTGCTCGCCGGCGGCCAGCAGGCCAGCGGCAGCGAATTACGCAATTTCCTGCGTCTGAAGCTACCGGATTACATGTTGCCCTCCGCCTTTGTAACACTGCCGGCCTTTCCACTGACGCCCAACGGCAAGGTGGATCGCCGCCGCCTGCCGCCGCCGGAGGGGCAGGTCGCCGACGAAGTGCGGACAACCCACGTTGCCCCGCGCACCCCGGTGGAAGAACTGATCGTGCAGATTTGGCGGGAGGCATTGAAAATCGAGCACGTCGGTGTGCGTGACAATTTCTTCGATCTCGGTGGCCATTCCTTGCTGTCGATGCAGGTGATCGCGCGTTTGGAGAAAGCCACCGGCCATCGCCTGCACCCGCGTGACATGATCCTGCAAACCGCCGAGCAGCTCGCGGCAGTGCTGGAAGCGCGCCAGGCGGCTGCGGCCAAGAACGGCGCGGCGCGCCAACCGGCCGGCGCGCCGGCGGCGGCAACGGCATAGCGGCGAACGGGCCGGGCTGGCCCGGCTGACTTCCACATTTGTTTTGACCGGGATTATTCACAGATTCTCACCGTGAAGACGCTGACTTCGCGAAGGGCAGCATATTAGGACAAACGCCGTACCGACACTCGGTTTGCAGCAACTTGGTCCGGCCCCGCCAGCCCTCCTGAAGCTTGGCGTGCTTTGCGATCTGGGCGTCTTGGTGGTTTTGGATCATTCAGGTTGCGCTATCCGCATGGCGATGGGCTGGCGGCAACGGGATTGATCGCCGGCGTGACAGGTTATCATGAAACCATTCTACTTCGGCACCCCCGAAAAACCGTTGTTCGGAGTCTTCCACCCCTCGCCGCAGAAGCTCAATCGCAAGCTCGGCGTGGTGATCTGCAACCCCATTGGGCAGGAACACATCCGGGCGCATCGCGCGCTCCGCTTGCTGGCGGCGCGCCTCAACCACGCCGGCTTTCATGTGCTGCGCTTCGACTATTACGGCTGCGGCGATTCCGCCGGCGAAAGTGAAGAAGGCACGCTCGAACAATGGCGCCAGGATGTCGAGCACGCGGTGGTGGAGCTGAAGAAGAACGCGCGGGTGAACCAAGTGGCGTTGCTCGGCTTGCGGCTGGGCGCCTCGCTGTCATGGCTCGCCGGCAGCCAGCGGGAGGACGTCACCTGTCTCATGCTTTGGGAACCGGTGATCAGCGGCGCGCATTACGTCCAGCGCCTGCTGGTCCATCATGAGCAATGGGGGATCGATGCGGGTTTGCAGACCAAGTCCACGAACGGTGACTTGGAAGTGCTGGGTTTCCCCCTGCCCGGCACCCTGCGGCAAAGTCTGGCGCGGCTGAATTTGTTCGCCGCACCTCCGTTGCGGGCGAAGCGGGTCATCTTGCTGGTCAACGAGGAAAAGCCCGAGAATCTCGAACTGCGCGGCCACCTGGCTCAATTCGGCAGCGCAATTGATTACCAGCAGATCAACGGGCTCAGAGTGTGGGCCAAACAAGCCGGCGCCGACAAAGGCATGGTGCCGGTGCAAATCCTGCAGGCGTTGGTGGCGTGGCTTTCCCAACTCGACTCATGAAAGAAAAAGCCCTTCTCTTCGGAAAGACTCGATCTTTGGTGGGCGTGCTCACCGATCCGGAACACGCGGAATCCGCCGCGAAGCGGCCCGGGGTGATCATTCTCAATTCCGGCCTGCTGCCAAAGATTGGGCCCAACCGGCTGCATGTGAAAATCGCGCGGCGCCTGGCGGCCGCCGGTTTCGTGGCCATGCGCTTCGACTTTTCCGGGATCGGCGACAGCCTGCCGCGCAAAGACGGCATGTCCTTCGCCCGCAGCGCCATCGTGGAAACCCAGGAGGCCATGGACCTGCTGGCAAACGCGCGCGGCCTCGAACAATTCATTCTCATGGGCATTTGCTCGGGCGCCGACAACTCGGTGCGCGTCGCCTACGAAGATGCGCGCGTGGCCGGTGCCGCGCTGATCGACAGCTACGCGTTTCCGACCCCGCAATACTTCTGGTATTCCTATCGCAAACGGCTGCTCAACGTGCGCAGTTGGGGGAATTTGCTGGCGGGCAAGAGTGACTTGCTCGCGAAAATCCGCAAGGGCCGCGCCACCCAAATGCGGCAGCGGCCGGCGGAGCAAAACGAGCGCCTCAATCCCGACTGGCACATGCCCACCCAGGCAGAGCTGGCCAAGACGCTGCATGCCCTGCTGGAACGCGGCACGGATTTGCTCTTTCTGTATTCCGGCGGCAGCCCGGCGTATTTCAATTACCTGACCAATCTCAAGGGGCTGCTCGGCACGTTGCAAGATTCGCCGCATTTGCGGCTGGAGTTCTTGCTCGATTCCGATCACGGCTTTACCTTGCTGCACCACCAGAAGATGCTGGTGGACACCATCACCGCCTGGGTGAAGTCCGTGGCGCACAGCCGGCAGCCCAACGAGAATGTTCTTTCCACGGCCTGACCCGCGGCCGGGCGCCGGCGCCGCGCAAGCTGCCGGGGCCGGCCGTGCGGACGCGCCCTCGTGCGCGGCAACTCTATTCACGCTGTTCCAATCCCTCTGATCTGACGCAATGCCCAAATTCTACGACGATGGCTCCGACGGCGTCATGCCGAAACATGAAACCTGGCCGGTCATCAAGCGCTTCCTGCCCTTTGTCAAGCCCTATCAAAAAACCATTGTGCTGATTGCCGTGTTGATGGTGGTGGCGCTGCCGCTGAGCGCCGTGGCGCCGCTGATCGTCAAGCATCTCATCAACCAGGTGGTGCCGAGCCGCGACCTGACCCAGATGTTCCTCATCGGCGGCGTGCTCATCGCCCTCGCTCTGCTCGATCAGAGTCTGGCCTGTTGGCAGGCGGTGCTGAGCAAGCGCGTCGAGCTCAAGGTGCTCAACAAGATGCGCCTCGATCTCTTCGCGCACATGATTCGCCTGCCCATGAGTTTCTTCACCCGCCACAGCACCGGCTATTTGATGAGCCGCCAGCGCGACGACTTGCGCCACCTCAGCGGCGTGATGGCGGACACCATCCTGCGCGCCGGCATCAGCGGTGTGCGCGCCGTGGTGTTTATCGGCCTGCTGTTCTATCTCGATTTCGCCCTCGCGCTCACCGGCCTCGGCCTGGTGCTGCTGTTCGTCGCGGTCAATCAAAGCTATTCCAAACCGCTGCGCCGCCGCAACCAGCTCGTGCAGGAGGCGATCGCCCGCACCTCGACCTCGCTGCATGAAGCCATCATCGGCGTCAGCCTGATCAAAGCCACCGCGCGCGAGAAAACCGAGACCCGGCACTACACCCATCTGCTCAATGACCACACCCGCGCCTCCTTTGGCCGGGATTTGCTCGAAGTCTTTGCCACCGAAACCATCGAGCTGTTCGCCAAGCTCGGGCTGTACTCCATCGTGTTGATCGGCGCTTACCGCATCATCGTGGGCGCGACCACCTTCGGCGATCTCATGGCCTTCTTCATGGCGCTCACCACGCTGTTCACCTCGCTCACCACCCTGATGAAAGCCAATCAGCAATTGCAGCGCGCCATGAACGCGCTGCAGCGCATTTACGAGGTGTTCGATACGCCGCAGGAGCCGGCCAGCAAATCCTTCCCGAAACTCAAACCCGCGAGCTGCGCGATCGTGTTCGAGAACGTCAGCTTCAGCTATGCGCCGGACACGCCGGTGTTGCGCCAGATCACCGCGAAAATTCCCGCCGGCGCGCAGGTCGCGCTGGTGGGCCCGAGCGGCACCGGCAAATCCACCTTCGCGAGTTTGATTCCGCGTTTCTATGATCCCACCCACGGCCGCATTTTGATGAACGGCGTCGATCTCAAGGAAATCAACCTCTACAGCCTGCGACGCTT encodes:
- a CDS encoding T9SS type A sorting domain-containing protein, encoding MWKCGFLNLALWLFALAPAFAAVQEREIAPRATDNQIDKWNDNHIVCFDPAATPRNRLFVFLPGSHLNASDYQLLTQVAAEAGLHAISLNYPNSWTVNFDLCDNVNDASCYESCRLEIIDGIDRTTRVEVNRANSIENRLLKLLLYLDKNFPQEGWGQYVKGGESLVWEKMIVGGHSQGGGHSGVIAHHHRLERVLFFAGGEDGSMTTGLAPWINLNNATPPAGYYGFTHADDNLFGRQTVWNIWGMFAFGSLVTVDNTPAPFQGSHTLVSRRKVSDAHQSVAVDSKTPKVNNQPAYAEVWRYMMVGGTVSTGVVQEASAPPASFWLEQNHPNPFNPATTIRFAVPSDQFATLKVYDNLGKLVATLVHGMVKAGQHSVVFDSTGLASGLYWYRLETAEGLLQKSMQLVK
- a CDS encoding amino acid adenylation domain-containing protein; translated protein: MSTIEFLSHLRSRNIHLGVEGDKLHLNAPKGALTDELRAELSRRKAEILAFLQETATPRPADQPPPLARLSREGDLPLSFAQQRLWVLDQLDPESPAYNIPLALRLTGRLDETALVRSLNEIFRRHEGLRTAFAEVSGQPRQIIAPPAPLPLEEIDLQALSRAEQEKQIVALAEAEALRPFKLSAGPLLRVTLMRLSGRAHVLLMVMHHIISDAWSLGVLFRELVTLYEAYAGGRASPLPELGMQYADYAQWQRQWLQGGVLETQAQFWRKQLSGVPVLELPGDFPRPAVQTFNGRRRPFDLPHSLKEGLSVLCLEEGVTLFMVLLAAFETLLYRYTGQTDLAVGSPIANRRRVETEPLIGFFVNTLVYRGDLSGDPTFRELVQRVKEVALGAYAHQDVPFERLVEMLQPDRDLSHSPLFQVMFIFQNTPVPTTSLPGLEVSQIDFQAGTAKFDLTLSLFDGQERLRGSLEYNSDLFKAETIERMLHHFLTLLRSIAEDPDQRLSELPLLTASERRKLLVDWNATHRDYARDRCVHELFEARAAAAPDRLAAEYDGQTITYAELNRRANQLAHHLRAWGVGPESLVGVCLERSLEMLIALLAVHKAGGAYVPLDPAFPPDRLAYMLEDSKAAVLLTQQSLRAALPQHRAAVLCLEAEAQAIAGQREDNPGRLATPQHLAYVIYTSGSTGKPKGVQVLQGAVVNFLESMREAPGMQADDVLLAVTTLSFDIAGLELFLPLIVGGRVVIASRETASDGAALLQLLEESQATLMQATPATWRLLLAAGWQKSPALKILCGGEAMPGELAQALLPRCAELWNLYGPTETTIWSTLQKVEQAAGGFIAIGRPLANTQVYILDAALNPTPIGIPGELYLGGEGLARGYLHRPDLTAEKFIPHPLAAQLGERLYRTGDLARYLADGAIEFIGRIDQQVKIRGFRIELGEIETVLARHTQVKQVAVIAREDTPGDKRLVAYLVPDKAAAPSASELRQWLRESLPDYMLPAAFVFLESFPLTPNGKVNRRALPRPELSASERETEYVAPRDAREEKIAAIWRELLQHERIGVFDNFFHLGGHSLLATQLVTRLRQVFGVPVPLRRVFEEATIAGLAAYLAEHADGLAAAPAERIQPIARPAMPEVEKLSDEEVEALLQQMMAAPTP